TCATGGCGTCACCTCACGGCATTGTGTCACCTCATGGCGTCACCTCACAGCATTGTGTCACCTCACAGCATGGCTCCACTGCCTGGCATGGCCTGGCAGCATCACGTCACCTCAGAGCACCACCTCACGGCATGGTGTCACCTCATGGCATTACCTGGTGGCACAGGGTGGCCTGGGGCACGTCCACCCCCTCAGCCAGGGAGCCGCACTGAGGGTGCCGTAGGGGGGTTTGGGGACAGTCCCCACCACGTACCTCCTCTGAGGGACATCCTGACACATCGCTGAGGGTTGATTTTACTTCCGCAGTTCAATTTCAGAGTGAAATGAGTGaaaattgcagttttttttcctccattgccTCCAAGTCTTCCTCTGCTGCACCTCAGCCCCCGGCCGCCTCcctgaggggaggggggaggggcGAGGCGTCCTGTGAGGTGGCCACCGGTCACCAGGAGTCTGCCAAGGGCTTTGTTGctgatcacagaaaaaaaagcagctgtggagcagctctgcctcctcaggaggaggaggaagattttTTGTGTGGTAAATTctcaaattaaaacatttttttttctttaattttctgctggTGTTGAGAAAAACCCTTCCAGGTCCTTGAAGCGTACCCCCCCCCCGAGAACAACGCCGTGGCACAGCGCGGGGTTTGTAACCCCCTGCGGCACAGCAGCCGCAGAGGCCTGAGAGGACATGGCGGTGCCACTGCCCCACTGCCGTGTccccagcaggggctggcagaaAGGGCAGTGTGTGCTGTGGTGAGGGACAgcttccctgctgccaccactcAGGACCTGAGCCCTTGGTGTTTGCCTTCGGTGTCCCTGGGCAGGGCCATCCCTgtcctccccagctgccaccacggcccctgcagccccggggccgcaGCCTCCCGGCTCTCCCGGGCAGTGGGGCTGCTGATGCCCCGGCAGAGAcagggcttggggctgggcTCTGCGCCTGGGAGAGGCCCACTCGGTTCCCAGTGCCCCAACAGAGGATGTCCCATCCCCTGACAGCTCTGGCTCATGCCTCAGGTAAGACACTAGGTGGAGcatgtaacatttttaatactttttttttttttttagtactccTGTAAAGGACAAATTGAAAAAGCtaactgaaaacacagctgaagcCACAGCCAGCAGGCCTCGCGTCCTGGAGACAGCCCCTGCATGGGCAGCGGTGCTGGGAGAGGCCCTCGCCCCGCACAGcggggagcagagctctgcGCTGCTGCCCCCTGCGCTGCCCAGCCTTGCTGGTCCCAAACTCAAGTGGCCCCAGCTCCAGGTGCACATGAAGGGGAGATGCCATGTCCCCTGCAAGCCCCACAGGTGATGTTAGCACAGACCTCTTCCTCAGCTCCATCACCTGTGTGACTTGAGCTGTTACcctctggggacagggctgcttCCACCATGAACATTCCTCTGAAGCTACAGCAAATGACGGACTTCGTGCCTGTGTTCCCCCCACCTCCTTCAGTCAGACATGggtagagaaaaataaaatgtttaactttGGAAAGGACAGAAGTGGAAGGGAGATGTTTGCTAGGAGGGGTCCCATCCTCTCCCACAGTTTCACAGTTGGTGTGGGGTTGGCGCATAGGACATGGCTATTTACTCTTTGttacaaaatgtgaaaaaacaaGTAACTTAGAAAATTATTGGTTAAACCAGAGAAAGGTTTGTTCTGCTGGCTCACACACGCTGCATACCGAAACCGTGGCCATCACTGCACAGCCTGCTCTGAAGAGAGAATGATTGAACAAGGAGCCAGACATCAAAAGAGAGAGGAGATCTGCCAAGAGCCATTAAACACGGGCTGACTGCTCACTGGCTTGGGCAGCACCTGGCTGGGACGCTGCAGCTGGGCCAGGCCGTGGGTGCCCGGTCAGTCCCTTCACCAAGAGGCAGCGCAGGGCTGCCCGCTGCAGCGGTGCAGGGCTCTGGGTGGCCGTCACCCAGGTGTCCTCCAGGCAAACCCAGACGGTGCTTGATGTAGCTCCACAGCACCCAACTACAGTGTGCCCAAAGTCTGCCTTTTTCCCCAGCTGGTATTTCCCCTCATTTCCCCGCATGCACaagagttgcttttttttgtgactTTCCCTCAACCACAGCGCGTATCTGGAAGCCTCATCTAACGGTGACATCAGCCTGCTCTCTGCTTGCCCGCCTGAAGCACAGTTAGGGGAGCATCCCCCACCATGGCTGGGCACCCCGTACCGTAACTGCATATGAGATAAAACCCATGGCTTGGGGATGCTGAGTGGGAAATTGCTGCTCAAGTGCCAGCTCTCACTAGGGCTGCAAATGGCCTCACCCGGAGATGggagcacaaagcagcagccacctcTGGCACCACCATGACAGGCGCACAGCTCTCAGGacccctggggatggggatggctCCCCCACGCTCCCCAGGACCACAGTGCTAAGCCACAACCTAGGACTGCAGGGCACATCTGCCCCTGCTGCTAGGGTTTGTGGGGCAGCAATGGCACGTTCCTGAAATACAGccaaggaaattatttttctggctaCAGAGGACAGGAGCGTACCAGTGTTCTGATCATTCTTGCTGCACCACAGCTTTCTCAAAGGGCCACCAAGTTAAGGGGGGGTGTTGGACCCACTGAGCAACAGAACGCGAATTAATTTTACTTGATGGCTGCTTACTGTCATCAACAAAATCACGGTTAGCATCCGACTCCAAAATCTTGCTCTTGGTGGCAGTGGGAAGAACTGAAGGTCATTTTCAGGCCCAAGTCTGAGCCTGCCGTCCTGCTTTAAGATGCAAATGGAGCAAATTTGCTAGCAAAGCTACTGGCTGAGCATGAATGTCATCCCACCCAAAGCTGTGACTGCAGTCAGCATAACCACAACACACTTTAATGTGAGCACACTGCGAAAATAGAGGGGCACTGAAGATCTTGTCTCTTCCTCCTCTAGGAAATTGCAAACTTCCATTTCTTTAATCTAATCATTTGCAGGAGGGGATATTTTCTCTCGAAAAGCCAATAGAAGAGGGCTGAAAGGTCGGATGGGATAATATGTAACCCATTGCGATAAGGGCTGTTTACAGAATTATTAATCAAACACAAAAGGGAACAGatagtaacattttttattaaatattacagtggatcaaaaagtacaaaatatcTTTTGCCTGCTATGTGATTGGGAAACTATTGGCACATAATACAGTATCAAAAGCATTAATAAGTACAATttggaaaacatacaaaaattgAGTGTTTATAGTTGGCTCAGCTTTATTTCTGGTAGTGTTTAAACTAACGCAAAGGTTACTCAATAACCTTTTAAATGGGAAACTATATAATATTACTGGgccatttttatatatacaaatcaTCACCTTACAGAGCATATAGGCTACATAACTTGAATCACAAAAAGTATACAATATTTACaacaaaagaaagttaaaaaagtATAAACAGCTAGTAGATTATGCTGCCATTATTAGAACATATTTAAAACTATGGGgccagggaaggaggggaggaggaggaagagaacaAGTGAAGTATCGACCACGTTAACAGCAAACACCATCGTAAGTGCTCATGGAAACAGTTCCAATGCCGTGGGCCTCACAGCAGCGCAGGAATTCCCAGGAATTCTCACTAAAATGTGACAACTATCCGATCAGCCCCGATGCCACCTGGTTGACCACTGCAGAGGAGAGCGCGCGAAGGAGCATCCCGGTGTGCCCCGAAAGCGCGGCAGCGCGGGGCGTACAGCCCTCGTGCCCCCGACACCGCTGCCACGTGCTGCTGCCTCATCCCGAACTAGGACAAACTACTTCCCATGCATGGGTACACCAGGGAAACACCTCCCGTTGCCAAGACAGGCTTGCAAAACACCGTCCTCACACACCTTGGCCCTTGCTAGGAGTACACTGCACTGACAGATGCTACTGCCGATGTGCTTCGCTAAGTCAggctcagcctgcagccagaAGGCACATGTGAGCCGTTGCTGCTGGGCCGTTACAACCTTTAGCATCCCTAATGAATCCTGGACGTAGTGCGTTCAGCTTGCAACATTTCTTGGAACTGGTTCTTGGTAAATAGATTTATGACTCTATTGCCAATTAGATTCCACAGTTTCCTTTACAAACCTAGCAATAACAATGGTTTGATTGCACAAAGAGAGGCTTGTGCAATTTCATTCAATAATAAGGCCCCTTGAACTCAAACAATGCAAACAAAGCCccatttaagacaaaaaaaaaaaaaaaaaaaaagacttttcagccAATGGAGAATTCAATAGCCTTTCAAAAGATTTCCAAGATTTCTCTTAagagtttttaaacaaataacacACCACTTCTGTTGGGGGTTTGCACtaccatttctttttatttgtcctGAGGTTTTGCCCAGCATATGATGAGCCTCCCCAGACTGAAGGGGCCAGTGTCTTCCTGGGGCAAGCGAGGGGCCTCCCTCCCCGCTCAccttccccctgccccgcaCGGCGTTAACTCTGCTTCACAAAGGCTACGATCAAACTCCAACGCGACACAATCAAAAGGGAAAGCGGACACTTTGCGTAAACAAATGCACAAATCCAGGACACATGTTTTAACCTaaacaagaaagagaaacactTGCTTTGCCAAACACACAAGCTCCTAGTTGTGTTTGCTGTAGATTCTCGTATTGTCTCTCTGTCCCCccaccctccttccccccacccaTCCCCAAACCCCTGATTCTCACATGATTCAGATCTAGTGCAACTTTACTAGAGATGTCCTCGACATTATGGCCTCtgcccagctgagcctgcggtTTTGTTCCTGTATGATCTGTGGAGCAGCAGGATGCTCTGCATTGGCACATCCATGTTCTAAGTTCTACTAGTCTGTTTATTGATCAATTAAATATAGTTTTACCACAGGAATATAAAGTATTTAATTGAAGAAGCTGGATCTTTAACAGTAGACGAGTATATTATTCTGGTTTCCACCTTTGGATATTAACTATGATACATTATATATTGTATTTGGCTTCATATCACGGGAAAATTTAATGACATGCCTAGCATGCAAAGTGTTTCTTAGTagtttccatttttgttttcgTATCGATTACGCTGTCTTTGAACAGTAACTGAGATGGTTTGAATCACAACCAATTTTCACATTGTAAAAAGCCTCCAAGCCACACTTCTCTTTATCGATGTCTACGCTCAGCTGCATGGCAGTGATGTCCTTCAACGTGAACATGCATCCACAAGAAAGCTCTTTTGTTATCAAaacccagcccctctgctcctggcttcCGCTCTGCGGAGGATGCCTGAGGAGGGCTGCGGTGCccggggggggaaggaaggaccGTCCCAGCAGGCGCCAGCTCCGTTGCCACCTGAGGGGCTGGATGTCACCAGCAGAGACCCAGCCTGCACGTGCTGGCTGCGCTCATcagtggggaggctggggctggcgggGCAACCACTGCACACAACCCCAACCCATCCCACCGAGCTTGGCCCACGGCACGGGACCTGGCCACCTCTGGTTCAAACCAGCACAGGCTCCTGTCCTAATTTCTGAACTTCTCGACGTTCTCACAAACCACAAATTCGTTTTCTGGACTCCTCTGCCATCCAGCGACTCGTGtcagtgagttttttttttttttttttttttttctagatctGGTACACAGGAGGGTTTCACAGCCTAGGAAAGGTAAGTGCGACTCTTGACAAATTCGCGGACCACGATACGGGAAAGCAAAGCTCGGTGGGATGGGGAAAGCAGCGCGTGAGCCACCGCAACAGCACGAGGAGAGCGggaggtgctcagcaccctgcaggaCTGGACCGTAGGGAAAGGAGCCTTGCTTGTGTCCTTGCACCATAATATTACCTACAGTATGTTTATATCCGTTAAAATGAATCTGAACCAGTTGCTTCAGTTTGTAAACAGTAAACGttaccacaaaaataaaacaaaaacgCTGCTCCAAGTatgaagaaactggaaaaattacaaacacataaaaaaaataggacagccacagcctttaaaaaaagttgCAGATAAAATGAtactgtttaatttaaaaaaaaaaagaaaaacaaaaacaaaacaagaaacgAACATAAAGAGCACAGAATATACTGGACAAACAAAACTATATAAATTATTGTGACCAAATGTGACACTGGTAGTTTACGAAGTGGATATGTACAGTCAAATTAAACAGTGTTTACTCTTCTGTTCTAATagtgttaaaatgaaaaatctattGCCGTTTTACTATACATTGCATTGATTGAATCTTTAAAAGTCAGGAAAAGTTACCCAAAAAAGCACATCCAATGATTGTGTGGATTCTTGGCCCTCTTCTCCTTGCCAGGTTCACCTCGAGTGCTTGACTCATTTGCAACAACGCTCAGCCTCTGGTCCCTGGCtcaatgaaaagcaaatgcaaacgTCACCTCTCATTTCAGTGAGCTCAGGACTGGGCCTGCATTTCCACGGCTCCCTTTGAACATTTGCTCTTACCATACACGAGtcctttcagaaaacacataTGCAAAATCCAaagactttttttgtgtgtttgtgtgttgttgttgttgttgttttgccaGGGCAGgggtgaggggagagggggCTGATGTGGAGCCAGAATTAAAGAAGCAGTCCTGTCTTGATCACACTCTGAAGCTTTCCGCTATGCGGGATACGACTGCGTCCTGGTTGACAAAAATACAGATTGCTAAATCTGCAAGACATCGTCACAGGGGAAGGAATGTCGCTAACTGAATTGtttttctcagacttttttGCGAGTGAGGGGATTTACAGTTTTGTGCTGGGATGTACAGAGGACAGCTGGGAAGGTGGAAATGCAGCTTGAGGGTTTATAGCAGCTAAAGGATAAATGCTGTTATGCAAAAGGTCACCGTACGAACTTCCTACAGGTGTTGCTGCGGCTAAGTGTCTATACAGTTGCTGAGAATTTGTAGGGGACGTGAGGAACTGTCTCTGCACCATGAAGGAATGAAGAGCCAAAGGCTGCATTAGTGGGGAGAGCACGGTCTGATTTTTCAAGTACTGTAAAGGATGGGAATACCCAGGCGGGAGGCGATTGTTCAGCCCTGTGCACAGGGTTCCTGGATACAAGCCTGGGAAGATCGGGGCCGAGAGGGGAAATTTGTGGCTCTCCAGCACGCTGCCTGAATGCAGGCCGTGCAGCGGCTTGCTGCCTTCCCCCTCTGCATCGGGAACTTTTTCTTTCGCCGAGGTCTCCTTTGATAAGTGCAGAGGAGAGACAGCTCGGATTTTTTTTTCGGAAATGACTTTGTCCAAGTCCTCCAGGCTCCGCTTCAAAGGCCGGGCAGCCCCGATGGTTTGAGGGCTCGTTCTGCGGCTGATGATAGGATGCACCATCCCCTCCATCTTCCTCAGATTCTCCAGTCTCTGcgcctgctgcttcccagacCTGTGCAGCAACTCACTGTGTTTTTTAGGGGCTGTCATGGCCATGGGGGACACACGGCAAGCTTTGGGGTTACAGTCTAAGCTCACTGCCTGGCTGCTCGCAGCCTGGAACGGGGAGATCCCTTTGCCTTCTTGCTGGGCCATAGATGAATGAGAGAGGCCGGAGCCGGGAGCCTTTGCAGTCTGTTTGTGTATGCTCTTTGGAAGACTCAAATCTGTTGGCTGATCATCTGAAGAGGCTTCCACTGAcgcctttttttcttgctgatgcAAAGATGGGTGataatttaaatttagtttTTCTTGGTGTTTATGTTGAgtaaaagtagaaatattttcagactcTCTGAACATGTCCCGGGGGAGGTACTTTGATGTCTGTTCATTATTAAGGTGGTGTTCTGTGTGCCTATAAAGGCTGTGCAGATGAGGTGATGAATAAAAATCTGCCAAGAAAGTGGGCACATGggagtgctgcagtgccctTTTCTCACTCATTTTATCTTTGCAGTCCTGGATATCTGTCTTCGGTACGTACGACTCAGCAAGAGAACTGAGGtgatgttttgaaaaatcacaGCGCTGAGGATCCGGTTTACTTAGCATGTCGTGTTTAAAAACGTCATTAattgatttcctttcttccttggTTTTAAAACTCTGTACATGTTGTATGACTGATGGCCTATTAATTGCTATGGGATCAGAATTCGGGATGTGGGGACCTTGTGATATGCTTGAGGACagttcatctctgctgctcaaCTTCTTTTTGCTAATCAAAGGTGGAGGAGAACCATAAGGATAACTACATGACAAGGCTGCCCCACTGACCTGCgacagcagctttttctttgctaGGGGTGACATGATGCCTGGATTACCCTTTGAGTAGAGCAGTGGTGTGTAACCAAAAGTGGAGTCTTCATTCATGGACCCAGGCAGCTCCTTTTCTTTGAACATGTCGAAGTTCTGGACCACCAGTACTTTGGGCGTTTGCTTCAGTGCATTGTGGATATCTTCATTTCCCAGCTGATCCACTTTCACCGTGCAGTTTGCAATGTAATCAGCCATCTCTGGCAATTTGTCATCTTCCATGTCACTTTGAGTGGGCAGCTGGACTGGAAAAGCTGTGAAGGGCATTTCTGAAGGTTCGCTTTCTAAGCTCTCATTAAAAACTTTGTGTATTCTTTGTTCCAGCTTTGGGTCTTCCAGGGCATCTGCTGAGGGGTGCATTCGTTTTGTAACAGTGGCATCCAGCATAGTATCTTCTTCTGGGGGCACAGATATACTTGAGAGAGAGGACGAGTGAGGAACATCCTCCTTGGCTTTCTCACTGTTCGAGCTGTTTTCTGTCAAATCTGTCTTTTCCAGAGGTAGAGGCCGAGCTGCCTCTGGTAAAAGAGATGGAGGGCCTTGCATGGGCTGTTTCATCTCTCCTGCTGTAGGATGTTCCGGGAAATTTTTCTGGTCTGTTGATTCTTGATCCTTCTCTTGTTCTGATAAAACCTAATAAAACGATACAATAGACAGGAATAAGAATGCTGTGCATTTTGGCAGGCTATTAATAAGATCATACACAGTACACTATTTGCTACTCCTAGAGATGTACTTGTCAATCACCTTGTTGGAATGTGAGAGCTCTAATACCAGGTATCAGAGTCAAACAAAGAAACGTACCTCCTGGAAATATTAAGAAACACAACATCCCTGCCAGTGTCATAATAAGgcatttcaaaacagcagaTGTTTGTAACCTGACTAGAGGCACCACTGGCTTCACAAGAGAGCTAAATACTGAGGTTatattcttttgaaattaattagGCAAACGCAGAAGAGCATATTTCATAGCACAAACAATAAGGCTATAGAAATTTCTCTTGCTAGCCAACTTCACCTATGAAAACTGCACAAAGATCCTatgttttttcttacataaaGACGAAAATGCAGTCTCTCCAGAATGGCTATCTTAAAATTCAGTGATCACAGAGGAGATCATTCACACCCAGTTCTGCATTAAAGTGTGAAAATGATAGAAATGGCATACTAGGAATCCCTATTGTAGGCAGCAAATCACTGCCGCAGCTTAACTAGgacacacatttttttattaacGGATTAAAATGAAGTTGTCAACATTCAGTAAGTGTGTGTGCACGCTATTACAAACATAGCTTTTATACGTTATCGTCAATGGGGCTGCAGCTCTTTCTGCTCCCCCATTAATACAGCTTGTGTGCACAATTCACACTATTCATCCCATTATGTCGCTGGCTGAACTGTGACCCGCAGAGGTCATCAGAGCGTCCCATCTGCAATCCAGCTGACTGACAGCCCTTTTCAAAACTGCTGTCATTCTCCTCTGACATGTCGTGGTATAAGACAATCATAAAACAGCAGCATTGTGCGagtcctttattattattgttttctttctttcttagttgTAAAGATAAGACGCATCGAGAAAGTTACTATCTAAATGCTGCTCTATGGTTTGTCATAGGAGCGAGGGGCTGGAGAAGGTCCTAACAAATCTAGCCATCTCagagatttatttctttgcagctgcttttaaatattcctGTGTGTTTGGTTGGCCTATTAGTTACAGTGTCTGTTAGTCATCGTAActtcttctttttaaactaaTAGCAGCCTTCTGCAGTCCAAATACCGTCATTAGGTCCTTTACAAAGTAATATCACTAGTCTCTTGAGCTTATAAAATTACGGGAAAATACCAGACAGATGAGCAAAGCAAGGcggaaaaaaagagagaaatcatATTTAATAACTGTACATTCTgctctttgtttctgttaagCAACATTTTGATTGAAGTCTCAGCTATTGTGAGGAAATGTGCAGTCTAAGGCTAATAGCATTTTGTCTGGTATCTTGTTACACTGACAATGTCATTGTGACGGCAGGAAAACAGGGAAGAgcacaaaagcaaatgcaacCCTAATAAATTAAAGTTATAGTATCTCCCCGCATACTTCTTATGCTGCATGAGTTGAGCATGCAATGGAGAGGACCGCACATCTGTAGCGTGGTAGGCTTTTGCAGCCCACTGCTACGGACACCTCCAAGGCCACGTGCAGGAACGGTTTAAGCAGTGCCTGGGCTGGGGCGATGCCTACACACCTACAGGGGAGTGCGCTCCAGGCAGCGGAGCTGGACGCCAGGCCCTGGGCACGGAGCCGGACGCCAGGCCCTGGGCACGGAGCCCTCCCTGTGGAGCAGCACCGGTGGGCGCTGCAGCTCTGTTCCAACCTCAGGGGGAAGCGCCCACCCCTGCGGGCCCCTTCCCTGCTCGGTCTTCGTGTAACCACCCATACTGTGACCTGATTGAAGGACGAGGTCCTTAATTGCCCACCCTGATTAAACTGGGGGCAGGACACCATCTTTCATCCCAGTCAGAGAGAAGAGATTAATTCTGCTGTAAAAGGTACCAATTTACAATGGGAAACTGCCATAATTGTACATTTTCATTGTCTTGCCTAGGCTCCTTATGCTTCTGATAAGCGCAGCTTAAGAACTCTTCCTGCGATCcacatacaaaaataactgcagtttAAGCAGCAGGAAGTTTGAGATAGGGAAcaacaaaagcaaggaaattcaAAGTTAAGTCTGACGCTCTGTTGCTGGCTTGTTATGCTGTGCTTAGCTGTGACAGTACCAACAGTATGTGAGGTATGTTGCTGATCCAAGACCCCGCAGTAAACAAGCAGACACAAAGGAGTGACAGGGGAAGGGAGCACGAGCCTTAACTCCACATTTCCTTGCTTTGGGCAATTTGTATTGCGACCTTCCAGTGACTTAAGGAGGCTGGGGTGCACTCTCCTCTCTAGGTTATTTCCAATCAGGAGCAGAATGGTTCTCCCCCAACAGGTTTCCCTGATGTACAATTACGGTGCAAGAGTAAACCAAAAAACCTCCCCTCTCTGGGGAGTGCTCTTATATTCAGTATTAAAGCTGCTCTTGATCAAggcaatttaaaacaaattctggTTTGGACAGGAGATGACATTTGCCATCATACACACAACTTAAAGCGGTAGTGGGACATGCAAATCAgaattttttgttcttgaaacACAAATCTCAGATGCATTTGTGTTTACtggttctgtgattttttttaaacaacaaggAAGATGGTTGTTGGTAGCTGACTCAATATTAATTTCCAAACTGGTTTAGAAACAGGACTTATGTACCTGCCGGATGACAATGAAGGCAAAGGAGCAGCTGTAGTCTGCCGGGCACATTGTGTGTCTAGACATTCTTTAAATACTTCCACTGCAACACCTTGAAGGCTGCTGTGACCTGGCAGACTAggacaggaaaagcagaatCTTGCGCACGGGTTGTGTGCAAGGAGCTTCACCACCTCACTCACACATGGGTGCACGGAGGGCACAGGACTGGGCAAAAGAAGTGCTTAAGAAACACGGCAGCAAAAACCCCACTGGTTTTATATCACTGAACAAAATATGAAACTTGCCCTTACCTGCAGACAAATATGAATCCCACTGATCTATCTAATCATGGGCTGTGAACACAAATACTATTTTATGAGAGCTGTCCTATGGGTGCACACAATATGGCTCTATCTGGAAACCAGGGCCTACCCATGTGAAGCAGGTGACAGCATAGGAACCTATCTCAGCTGGAAACCAGCTGTGGTATGTGAGAGACATCGGTCTCAGTTAAGGCTTCCCTCAAAATCCAACCTTTGAGTCTAAAGCGAGATTTAGTGTAACACGATAAAAATCCTGGGGAGTGATATCCTTGTGGTGGACATGTACATAGATCTGTAAGCACGGAAACGCTGATCCAGGAGTTACCACTAGAAAAACCAGCTGTATCCAACAGTTACCACAGC
This Oxyura jamaicensis isolate SHBP4307 breed ruddy duck chromosome 6, BPBGC_Ojam_1.0, whole genome shotgun sequence DNA region includes the following protein-coding sequences:
- the ARID5B gene encoding AT-rich interactive domain-containing protein 5B isoform X1; the protein is MDVGKNGQKEALMRYRQSTLNSGLNFKDILKEKADLGEDDEDSNLLILSYPQYCRYRSMLKRIQDKPSSILTDEFVLALGGIAVTSKNPQIFYCRDTFDHPTLIENESICDEFAPNLKGRPRKKKPCPQRRDSLNGIKDSNNNSESKAVAKVKCEAKSALPKPKSNNSNCKKGSSEDKSKIAVGEECRADEQAFLVALYKYMKERKTPIERIPYLGFKQINLWTMFQAAQKLGGYETITARRQWKHIYDELGGNPGSTSAATCTRRHYERLILPYERFIKGEEDKPLPPVKPRKQDNSSQEGEVKTKVSGTKRIKNENQKSKKEKDNAQKPQDASEVLSEQEKDQESTDQKNFPEHPTAGEMKQPMQGPPSLLPEAARPLPLEKTDLTENSSNSEKAKEDVPHSSSLSSISVPPEEDTMLDATVTKRMHPSADALEDPKLEQRIHKVFNESLESEPSEMPFTAFPVQLPTQSDMEDDKLPEMADYIANCTVKVDQLGNEDIHNALKQTPKVLVVQNFDMFKEKELPGSMNEDSTFGYTPLLYSKGNPGIMSPLAKKKLLSQVSGAALSCSYPYGSPPPLISKKKLSSRDELSSSISQGPHIPNSDPIAINRPSVIQHVQSFKTKEERKSINDVFKHDMLSKPDPQRCDFSKHHLSSLAESYVPKTDIQDCKDKMSEKRALQHSHVPTFLADFYSSPHLHSLYRHTEHHLNNEQTSKYLPRDMFRESENISTFTQHKHQEKLNLNYHPSLHQQEKKASVEASSDDQPTDLSLPKSIHKQTAKAPGSGLSHSSMAQQEGKGISPFQAASSQAVSLDCNPKACRVSPMAMTAPKKHSELLHRSGKQQAQRLENLRKMEGMVHPIISRRTSPQTIGAARPLKRSLEDLDKVISEKKIRAVSPLHLSKETSAKEKVPDAEGEGSKPLHGLHSGSVLESHKFPLSAPIFPGLYPGTLCTGLNNRLPPGYSHPLQYLKNQTVLSPLMQPLALHSFMVQRQFLTSPTNSQQLYRHLAAATPVGSSYGDLLHNSIYPLAAINPQAAFPPSQLSSVHPSTKL